The sequence below is a genomic window from Sneathiella marina.
TTCCAAAGCACTAGCTTTGGTACAAGAAAGCTTGGCTTGACCAAAACACAACCAGACCCGCCCCAGATAGCAATCTGAGCAGAGTCAATTGAAACTGATTTGTAGGTTGGTGCGGCCGAGAAGACTCGAACTTCCACCCGTGTTACCGGACAGCGACCTCAACGCTGCGCGTCTACCAATTCCGCCACGGCCGCACAATGGTGCACGGGAATAACAAATGTTTGCCCGACGTGCAACAACTGAATTCGTTATTTGGTCGAATTAAAATTCCTGGGTATTGTTTTTCACATTATCAGTGATCGAAATCCCGATATTGTCATCGACAATAATGATTTCGCCATAAGCGATAGGCTTATTATTTGCGAGAACGACCGCATCGTCATCTGCGCCGGCATCCAGTTCGATGACGGCTCCGCGCCCCATTTTCAGAAGCTGATGAATAGGCATAACAGCTTTTCCCAGTACCACTGAGATTTCCACATCCACGCCCTCAATTGCTTTGTCGTCCATCACGTTTCCACATACCGGTTGGTTACTTATGACGCATAGTATGCGCAATCAGGGTTAACAAGCCCTTAAGAAAGGCCTGCGATTCCGTATTTCGATATGCACCGATGTTGTTGTTTTGAATGTATCTGCTATAACTCAGCCATG
It includes:
- a CDS encoding FliM/FliN family flagellar motor switch protein: MDDKAIEGVDVEISVVLGKAVMPIHQLLKMGRGAVIELDAGADDDAVVLANNKPIAYGEIIIVDDNIGISITDNVKNNTQEF